One part of the Ochotona princeps isolate mOchPri1 chromosome 3, mOchPri1.hap1, whole genome shotgun sequence genome encodes these proteins:
- the LXN gene encoding latexin encodes MEIPPTHYPASRAASVVENCINYQQGTPHKVFQVQTVKRASMEDIPGRGHKYHLKFSVEDIIQKEVTVNCTAEVLYPPAGQDTAPEVNFTFEGEIGKNPDEEDNTFYERLKSMKEPLEAQNIPDSFGNVPPEMKPVRHLAWVGCGYIIWQNSTENTWYKMAKIQTVKQVQRNDDFIELDYTVLLHDIASQEIIPWQMQVLWHPQYGTKVKHSSRLPKEAHLA; translated from the exons ATGGAAATCCCGCCAACCCACTACCCAGCCTCCAGGGCGGCCTCGGTGGTGGAGAACTGCATCAACTACCAGCAGGGGACCCCGCACAAGGTGTTCCAGGTGCAGACGGTCAAGAGAGCCAGCATGGAG gataTTCCAGGAAGAGGACATAAGTATCACCTTAAATTTTCTGTGGAAGACATAATCCAAAAA GAAGTAACAGTCAACTGCACAGCTGAAGTGCTGTACCCTCCAGCAGGCCAGGACACCGCGCCTGAAGTCAACTTCACATTTGAAGGAGAAATTGGAAAGAACCCAGATGAAGAAGACAACACATTTTACGAAAGACTCAAATCCATGAAGGAACCACTAGAAGCACAAAACATCCCAG ACAGTTTTGGAAATGTACCTCCAGAAATGAAGCCAGTTCGACACTTAGCCTGGGTTGGCTGTGGTTACATAATATGGCAGAATTCTACAGAAAACACGTGGTATAAAATGGCAAAAATTCAAACTGTCAAGCAGGTG CAAAGAAATGATGACTTCATTGAATTAGACTATACCGTTCTACTTCACGACATCGCGTCTCAG gagATCATTCCTTGGCAAATGCAAGTTCTCTGGCATCCACAATATGGTACTAAAGTCAAACACAGTAGCCGTCTGCCCAAGGAAGCACATCTGGcatga